The following proteins are encoded in a genomic region of Triticum dicoccoides isolate Atlit2015 ecotype Zavitan chromosome 1B, WEW_v2.0, whole genome shotgun sequence:
- the LOC119348809 gene encoding uncharacterized protein LOC119348809 isoform X1: MWSCDNGNLVIPWNGGKPLMAPSLTARPFPLPSPRLSGAKSHRLLLGVRCGSGSGSPGSGDDDAPPVVRAAVSAATELLRALSPKKPRQAVEAVDAELESPRSVEEVVAVLEADYRRAYFLTGNFTLGIYAEDCLFEDPTIKFRGRSRYSQNLDLLVPFFDSPSLQLENIDKGLRVDTKFIIATWTLRTYLKLPWRPLIAIRGNTTYDLDEEYKVVRHAESWDVSPLEAIR, encoded by the exons ATGTGGTCATGCGACAATGGCAACCTCGTGATCCCATGGAATGGAGGCAAACCGCTAATGGCGCCAAGCCTAACTGCCAGGCCGTTCCCCCTtccctcccctcgcctctccggcGCCAAG AGCCATCGCCTCCTCCTCGGCGTCAGatgcggctccggctccggctctccCGGAAGCGGCGATGACGACGCACCGCCGGTCGTCAgggcggcggtcagcgccgccactgaGCTCCTCAGGGCCCTCTCTCCCAAGAAGCCAAGGCAAGCTGTCGAAGCCGTCGACGCAGAGTTGGAGTCGCCTCGCAGCGTCGAGGAAGTGGTGGCTGTTCTTGAAGCCGACTACCGGCGTGCTTATTTCCTTACTG GGAACTTCACTTTGGGCATATATGCTGAAGATTGCTTGTTTGAAGACCCGACGATAAAGTTCCGTG GAAGGTCTAGATACTCCCAGAATCTGGATTTGTTAGTGCCCTTCTTCGACAGCCCTTCGCTCCAACTTGAAAATATAGACAAG GGTTTGAGGGTCGACACAAAGTTTATCATAGCAACATGGACATTAAG GACGTATTTGAAGCTCCCGTGGAGGCCCCTCATCGCCATAAGAGGGAATACAACATACGATTTAGATGAAGAATATAAG GTCGTTAGGCACGCAGAGAGTTGGGACGTGTCTCCGCTGGAAGCGATCAGATAG
- the LOC119348809 gene encoding uncharacterized protein LOC119348809 isoform X2, whose amino-acid sequence MWSCDNGNLVIPWNGGKPLMAPSLTARPFPLPSPRLSGAKSHRLLLGVRCGSGSGSPGSGDDDAPPVVRAAVSAATELLRALSPKKPRQAVEAVDAELESPRSVEEVVAVLEADYRRAYFLTGNFTLGIYAEDCLFEDPTIKFRGRSRYSQNLDLLVPFFDSPSLQLENIDKDVFEAPVEAPHRHKREYNIRFR is encoded by the exons ATGTGGTCATGCGACAATGGCAACCTCGTGATCCCATGGAATGGAGGCAAACCGCTAATGGCGCCAAGCCTAACTGCCAGGCCGTTCCCCCTtccctcccctcgcctctccggcGCCAAG AGCCATCGCCTCCTCCTCGGCGTCAGatgcggctccggctccggctctccCGGAAGCGGCGATGACGACGCACCGCCGGTCGTCAgggcggcggtcagcgccgccactgaGCTCCTCAGGGCCCTCTCTCCCAAGAAGCCAAGGCAAGCTGTCGAAGCCGTCGACGCAGAGTTGGAGTCGCCTCGCAGCGTCGAGGAAGTGGTGGCTGTTCTTGAAGCCGACTACCGGCGTGCTTATTTCCTTACTG GGAACTTCACTTTGGGCATATATGCTGAAGATTGCTTGTTTGAAGACCCGACGATAAAGTTCCGTG GAAGGTCTAGATACTCCCAGAATCTGGATTTGTTAGTGCCCTTCTTCGACAGCCCTTCGCTCCAACTTGAAAATATAGACAAG GACGTATTTGAAGCTCCCGTGGAGGCCCCTCATCGCCATAAGAGGGAATACAACATACGATTTAGATGA